The Longimicrobium sp. DNA window TCCCACTCCTCGGCGTGGGGCTTCAGCTCCCCCTCGGCGAACTCGCGCGCGAGGTCCCGGATCTGCTGCTGCTCTTCGGTCATTACTGCCCGTTCAAGTGGTGAGGCCGCTCGCGCGTGCCCTCAGTACGCGTAGAAGCCTTCGCCCGTCTTGCGGCCCAGCTTGCCGGCGGCCACGTACTTCCGCAGCAGCGGGCACGGGCGGTACTTGTCGTCGCCCAGGCCGTCGTGAAGCACCTGCATGATGGCCAGGCAGGTGTCCAGGCCGATCAGGTCCGCCAGTGCCAGCGGCCCCATCGGGTGGTTCATCCCCAGCTTCATCACCGTGTCGATGGCCTCGCGGTCCGCCACGCCCTCCATCAGGCAGAAGACGGCCTCGTTGATCATGGGCATCAGGATGCGGTTGGACACGAAACCCGGGTAGTCCTGCGCCTCGGCCACGGTCTTCCCCAGCTTTTCCGACGTCGCCACGATCGTGCGCGTGGTCTCGTCCGAGGTCGCCAGTCCGCGGATGATCTCCACCAGCTTCATCACGGGAACGGGATTCATGAAGTGCATCCCGATCACCCGGTCCGCCCGCTTCGTCCGCCCGGCGATCTCGGTGATGGAGATGGACGACGTGTTGCTGGCCAGGATGGCGTGCTCGGCCGCGACGGCGTCCAGCTCCTGGAAGATG harbors:
- a CDS encoding 3-hydroxybutyryl-CoA dehydrogenase is translated as MAEIRKVAVVGAGTMGNGIVHVFAHGGYDVTMIDVRAEALEGALKTIGGNMDRQIKKGALSEDEKGAAMGRIRTATELSAAADADLIVEAATENRDLKFRIFQELDAVAAEHAILASNTSSISITEIAGRTKRADRVIGMHFMNPVPVMKLVEIIRGLATSDETTRTIVATSEKLGKTVAEAQDYPGFVSNRILMPMINEAVFCLMEGVADREAIDTVMKLGMNHPMGPLALADLIGLDTCLAIMQVLHDGLGDDKYRPCPLLRKYVAAGKLGRKTGEGFYAY